In Streptomyces sp. NBC_01381, a genomic segment contains:
- a CDS encoding adenine phosphoribosyltransferase gives MTETTATTELLLSRIRDVADYPEPGVMFKDITPLLADPAAFAALTEAFADLAVRHGATKVVGLEARGFILGAPVALSAGLGFIPVRKAGKLPGATLSQAYDLEYGSAEIEVHAEDLAADDRVMVIDDVLATGGTAEASLRLIRRAGAQVAGVAVLMELGFLGGRAKLETALEGAPLEALITV, from the coding sequence ATGACCGAGACGACCGCAACCACGGAGCTGCTGCTCAGCCGCATCCGGGACGTCGCGGACTACCCGGAGCCGGGCGTGATGTTCAAGGACATCACCCCGCTCCTGGCGGACCCGGCGGCGTTCGCGGCGCTCACTGAGGCCTTCGCGGACCTCGCCGTGCGGCACGGCGCCACCAAGGTCGTCGGCCTGGAGGCCCGCGGCTTCATCCTCGGCGCCCCCGTCGCGCTCAGCGCCGGGCTCGGCTTCATCCCCGTACGCAAGGCGGGCAAGCTCCCCGGAGCGACGCTCAGCCAGGCCTACGACCTGGAGTACGGCAGCGCCGAGATCGAGGTGCACGCCGAGGACCTCGCCGCCGACGACCGCGTCATGGTCATCGACGACGTCCTGGCGACCGGCGGCACCGCCGAGGCGTCGCTGCGGCTGATCCGCCGGGCCGGCGCGCAGGTCGCCGGTGTGGCGGTGCTCATGGAGCTCGGCTTCCTGGGCGGCCGCGCCAAGCTGGAGACCGCCCTTGAGGGCGCCCCGCTGGAGGCCCTGATCACGGTCTGA
- a CDS encoding bifunctional (p)ppGpp synthetase/guanosine-3',5'-bis(diphosphate) 3'-pyrophosphohydrolase, with the protein MPDESKALTAAKAAEQAERAAASTAAPAQNATPAKNAQSATPAKPPESAAPSTTSAPGTPGGSAQRDKPAEQPRPKPSTEARPGSTTPAIRPTAAKNERSGSSNRVRARLARLGVQRSNPYNPVLEPLLRIVRSNDPKIETATLRQIEKAYQVAERWHRGQKRKSGDPYITHPLAVTTILAELGMDPATLMAGLLHDTVEDTEYGLDTLKRDFGDQVALLVDGVTKLDKVKFGEAAQAETVRKMVVAMAKDPRVLVIKLADRLHNMRTMRYLKREKQEKKARETLEIYAPLAHRLGMNTIKWELEDLAFAILYPKMYDEIVRLVAERAPKRDEYLAIVTDEVQADLRAARIKATVTGRPKHYYSVYQKMIVRGRDFAEIYDLVGIRVLVDTVRDCYAALGTVHARWNPVPGRFKDYIAMPKFNMYQSLHTTVIGPSGKPVELQIRTFDMHRRAEYGIAAHWKYKQEPSAGASKVRTDVPKKTGGKDDHLNDMAWLRQLLDWQKETEDPSEFLESLRFDLSRNEVFVFTPKGDVIALPAGATPVDFSYAVHTEVGHRTIGARVNGRLVPLESTLDNGDLVEVFTSKAAGAGPSRDWLGFVKSPRARNKIRAWFSKERREEAIEQGKDAIARAMRKQNLPIQRILTGDSLVTLAHEMRYPDISSLYAAIGEGHVTAQSVVQKLVQALGGEEAANEDIAESAPPARGRSKRRANADPGVVVKGVEDVWVKLARCCTPVPGDPIIGFVTRGSGVSVHRSDCVNVDSLSREPERILEVEWAPTQSSVFLVAIQVEALDRSRLLSDVTRILSDQHVNILSAAVQTSRDRVATSRFTFEMGDPKHLGHVLKAVRGVEGVYDVYRVTSARRP; encoded by the coding sequence TTGCCAGACGAGTCCAAGGCACTCACCGCCGCCAAGGCCGCAGAGCAGGCCGAGCGCGCGGCGGCGAGCACTGCCGCGCCCGCGCAGAACGCGACGCCCGCGAAGAACGCGCAGAGCGCGACGCCCGCGAAGCCGCCGGAGAGCGCGGCCCCCAGCACCACGTCCGCACCGGGCACGCCCGGCGGCAGCGCTCAGCGAGACAAGCCCGCCGAGCAGCCGCGCCCCAAGCCCTCCACCGAGGCCCGCCCCGGCAGCACGACCCCGGCGATCCGCCCCACCGCGGCCAAGAACGAGCGCTCCGGCTCCTCCAACCGCGTCCGTGCCCGCCTGGCCAGGCTCGGCGTCCAGCGCTCGAACCCGTACAACCCGGTCCTGGAGCCGCTGCTGCGGATAGTGCGCAGCAACGACCCCAAGATCGAGACGGCCACGCTGCGCCAGATCGAGAAGGCCTACCAGGTCGCCGAGCGCTGGCACCGCGGCCAGAAGCGCAAGAGCGGCGACCCGTACATCACGCACCCGCTCGCCGTGACGACCATCCTCGCCGAGCTGGGGATGGATCCGGCCACCCTGATGGCGGGGCTGCTCCACGACACCGTCGAGGACACCGAGTACGGCCTCGACACCCTCAAGCGGGACTTCGGCGACCAGGTCGCGCTGCTCGTCGACGGCGTCACCAAGCTCGACAAGGTCAAGTTCGGCGAGGCCGCGCAGGCCGAGACCGTGCGCAAGATGGTCGTCGCCATGGCCAAGGACCCTCGCGTCCTGGTCATCAAGCTCGCCGACCGCCTGCACAACATGCGCACGATGCGGTACCTGAAGCGCGAGAAGCAGGAGAAGAAGGCCCGCGAGACGCTGGAGATCTACGCTCCGCTGGCGCACCGCCTCGGCATGAACACCATCAAGTGGGAGCTGGAGGACCTCGCCTTCGCGATCCTCTACCCCAAGATGTACGACGAGATCGTGCGGCTGGTGGCCGAGCGGGCGCCCAAGCGCGACGAGTACCTGGCCATAGTGACCGACGAGGTCCAGGCCGACCTGCGCGCCGCCCGCATCAAGGCCACCGTCACCGGCCGCCCGAAGCACTACTACAGCGTCTACCAGAAGATGATCGTGCGAGGCCGCGACTTCGCCGAGATCTATGACCTGGTGGGTATTCGGGTCCTTGTCGATACGGTCCGCGACTGTTACGCGGCGCTCGGCACGGTGCACGCGCGATGGAATCCGGTCCCCGGCCGGTTCAAGGACTACATCGCGATGCCCAAGTTCAACATGTACCAGTCGCTGCACACGACGGTGATCGGCCCCAGCGGCAAGCCCGTCGAGCTCCAGATCCGTACGTTCGACATGCACCGCCGCGCCGAGTACGGCATCGCCGCGCACTGGAAGTACAAGCAGGAGCCGTCCGCCGGTGCCTCCAAGGTGCGTACGGACGTACCGAAGAAGACCGGTGGCAAGGACGACCACCTCAACGACATGGCGTGGCTGCGCCAGCTCCTGGACTGGCAGAAGGAGACCGAGGACCCCAGCGAGTTCCTCGAGTCGCTGCGCTTCGACCTGTCGCGCAACGAGGTCTTCGTCTTCACCCCGAAGGGCGACGTCATAGCGCTCCCCGCGGGCGCGACCCCTGTCGACTTCTCGTACGCGGTGCACACCGAGGTCGGTCACCGCACCATAGGAGCACGGGTCAACGGACGGCTCGTGCCGCTCGAATCGACCCTGGACAACGGCGACTTGGTGGAGGTCTTCACCTCCAAGGCGGCAGGCGCGGGCCCGTCCCGCGACTGGCTGGGCTTCGTCAAGTCGCCGCGGGCGCGCAACAAGATCCGCGCGTGGTTCTCCAAGGAGCGCCGCGAGGAGGCCATCGAGCAGGGCAAGGACGCCATCGCGCGGGCCATGCGCAAGCAGAACCTGCCGATCCAGCGGATCCTCACCGGGGACTCACTGGTCACCCTCGCCCACGAGATGCGCTACCCCGACATCTCCTCGCTGTACGCGGCGATCGGCGAGGGACACGTCACCGCGCAGTCCGTCGTGCAGAAGCTCGTCCAGGCGCTCGGCGGCGAGGAGGCCGCCAACGAGGACATCGCCGAGAGCGCGCCGCCCGCCCGCGGCCGCAGCAAGCGCCGGGCCAACGCCGACCCGGGTGTGGTGGTCAAGGGCGTCGAGGACGTCTGGGTCAAGCTGGCCCGCTGCTGTACGCCCGTCCCCGGCGACCCCATCATCGGCTTCGTCACGCGCGGCAGCGGCGTATCGGTTCACCGCAGCGACTGCGTCAACGTCGATTCGCTCTCGCGCGAGCCCGAGCGGATCCTCGAGGTCGAGTGGGCGCCCACCCAGTCGTCGGTCTTCCTGGTCGCCATCCAGGTGGAGGCACTGGACCGCTCCCGGCTGCTCTCGGACGTCACGCGCATCCTCTCGGACCAGCACGTGAACATCCTGTCCGCGGCCGTGCAGACCTCCCGCGACCGCGTCGCCACGTCCCGCTTCACCTTCGAGATGGGCGACCCCAAGCACTTGGGGCACGTCCTCAAGGCGGTCAGGGGAGTCGAGGGCGTGTACGACGTGTACAGGGTGACGTCGGCCCGCAGGCCGTAA
- a CDS encoding DUF349 domain-containing protein: MSSDPWGRVDETGTVYVRKADGSEREVGSWKAGSPDEALAYFERKYDGLVVEIGLLERRVKTTDLSAKDAMTAIDHLRQQVDEAHAVGDLDALSTRLDKLVETVEARREERKVQKAKQSDEARHAKEALVVEAEELAQSEQWRAAGERLRALVDTWKGLPRLDRKSDDELWHRFSHARSAFSKRRKAHFASLDAQREEARKTKERLVGEAEALSGSTDWGPTAARYRDLMTEWKAAGRAQREHEDDLWNRFRGAQDVFFAARSSVFAERDAEQTENLKLKEELAEEAEKLVPVKDLKSARAAFRSINERWEAIGHVPRDARPKVEGRMHAVERALQDSEEAEWRRTNPEARARAEGLTGQLQAAVDKLTDQIEKARAAGNNAKADKLQRELDGRQALLDQALKGLHEFGG, from the coding sequence GTGAGCAGCGACCCGTGGGGCCGCGTCGACGAGACGGGGACCGTGTATGTGCGCAAGGCCGACGGCAGCGAGCGCGAGGTCGGTTCGTGGAAAGCAGGGTCTCCTGACGAGGCCCTGGCCTACTTCGAGCGCAAATACGACGGTCTGGTCGTCGAGATCGGACTTCTCGAGCGCCGGGTGAAGACGACGGACCTGTCGGCCAAGGACGCCATGACCGCCATCGACCATCTGCGCCAGCAGGTGGACGAGGCGCACGCGGTCGGCGATCTGGACGCCTTGAGCACGCGTCTGGACAAGCTCGTCGAGACGGTGGAGGCGCGCCGCGAGGAGCGCAAGGTCCAGAAGGCCAAGCAGTCGGACGAGGCGCGGCACGCCAAGGAGGCGCTGGTCGTCGAGGCCGAGGAGCTCGCGCAGAGCGAGCAGTGGCGGGCGGCGGGCGAACGCCTGCGCGCCCTGGTGGACACCTGGAAGGGTCTGCCGCGCCTCGACCGCAAGTCGGACGACGAGCTGTGGCACCGCTTCTCGCACGCCCGCTCGGCGTTCTCCAAGCGCCGCAAGGCCCACTTCGCCTCGCTGGACGCCCAGCGCGAGGAGGCCCGCAAGACCAAGGAGCGTCTGGTCGGCGAGGCCGAGGCGCTCTCCGGGTCGACCGACTGGGGTCCGACGGCCGCGCGGTACCGCGATCTGATGACCGAGTGGAAGGCCGCGGGCCGCGCCCAGCGCGAGCACGAGGACGATCTGTGGAACCGCTTCCGCGGCGCCCAGGACGTGTTCTTCGCGGCGCGCAGCTCGGTCTTCGCGGAGCGTGACGCCGAGCAGACGGAGAACCTGAAGCTGAAGGAGGAGCTGGCCGAGGAGGCCGAGAAGCTCGTCCCGGTGAAGGACCTCAAGTCGGCGCGTGCGGCGTTCCGTTCGATCAACGAGCGGTGGGAGGCCATCGGCCACGTCCCGCGTGACGCGCGGCCGAAGGTCGAAGGCCGGATGCACGCGGTGGAGCGGGCCCTGCAGGACTCCGAAGAGGCCGAGTGGCGGCGCACGAACCCGGAGGCACGCGCGCGTGCCGAGGGTCTCACCGGCCAGCTGCAGGCCGCGGTCGACAAGCTGACCGACCAGATCGAGAAGGCTCGTGCCGCGGGCAACAACGCCAAGGCCGACAAGCTCCAGCGGGAGCTCGACGGCCGCCAGGCGCTGCTCGACCAGGCGCTGAAGGGCCTGCACGAGTTCGGCGGCTGA
- a CDS encoding peptidylprolyl isomerase, with the protein MVSNDQRRRQLAREKFLRQQQRREAARRRARMRNAVIASALAVVVAGGAVSYAAGAFDDDGKPKDEASASPTKQPDPCEKPAGGKVKPLSFKKEPALTIDKSADYAMKLSTTCGDIDLNLSAAKAPHTVNSFNFLVNKGYLDHTKCHRLVSGGIYVLQCGDPKGTGKGGPGYSIPDENLKDKSLKGNVYPAGTVAMANQYNAQEKKGRDTGGSQFFLVYQDSQLPPDYTPFGTISDSGMKVLKKIADAGESTGQGEGAPNATVVINKATVSKS; encoded by the coding sequence GTGGTCAGCAACGATCAGCGGCGGCGTCAGCTCGCCCGGGAGAAGTTCTTGCGGCAGCAGCAGCGCCGGGAGGCCGCGCGACGCAGGGCGCGGATGCGCAACGCGGTGATCGCATCGGCGCTCGCGGTGGTCGTGGCCGGCGGCGCGGTGTCGTACGCGGCGGGAGCCTTCGACGACGACGGCAAGCCGAAGGACGAGGCGAGCGCGAGCCCCACCAAGCAGCCGGACCCCTGCGAGAAGCCCGCGGGCGGCAAAGTGAAGCCGCTGAGCTTCAAGAAGGAGCCGGCGCTCACGATCGACAAGTCGGCCGACTACGCGATGAAGCTGAGCACCACCTGCGGCGACATCGACCTGAACTTGTCGGCGGCGAAGGCCCCGCACACGGTCAACTCCTTCAACTTCCTGGTGAACAAGGGCTATCTGGACCACACGAAGTGCCACCGGCTCGTCTCGGGCGGCATCTACGTCCTCCAGTGCGGCGACCCGAAGGGCACCGGCAAGGGCGGCCCCGGCTACTCGATCCCGGACGAGAACCTCAAGGACAAGAGCCTGAAGGGGAACGTGTATCCGGCGGGCACGGTCGCGATGGCCAACCAGTACAACGCCCAGGAGAAGAAGGGCCGGGACACCGGAGGCAGCCAGTTCTTCCTGGTCTACCAGGACAGTCAGCTGCCGCCCGACTACACACCGTTCGGGACCATTTCCGATTCCGGGATGAAGGTGCTCAAGAAGATCGCCGACGCCGGCGAGAGCACCGGGCAGGGCGAGGGCGCCCCGAACGCGACGGTCGTCATCAACAAGGCGACCGTGTCGAAATCCTGA
- a CDS encoding MBL fold metallo-hydrolase: MLIAGFPAGAWGTNCYLVAPAAGEECVIIDPGHQAAQGVEDALKKHRLKPVAVILTHGHIDHVASVVPVCGANDVPAWIHPEDRYMLSDPEKAIGRSFGAQLMGELTVGEPADVKELTDGAQLKLAGLDFSVAHAPGHTKGSVTFQLPESAEVPSVFFSGDLLFAGSIGRTDMPGGSHAEILESLARVCLPLDDSTVVLPGHNEHTTIGRERATNPYLRQVAAGLGAEAAPRRGM; encoded by the coding sequence GTGCTCATTGCCGGGTTTCCCGCCGGGGCCTGGGGGACCAACTGCTACTTGGTCGCCCCCGCCGCAGGCGAGGAGTGCGTGATCATCGACCCGGGCCACCAGGCCGCCCAGGGCGTCGAGGACGCACTCAAGAAGCATCGGCTCAAGCCCGTCGCGGTCATCCTCACCCATGGCCACATCGACCATGTCGCCTCGGTCGTCCCGGTCTGCGGAGCCAACGACGTACCCGCGTGGATCCACCCCGAGGACCGGTACATGCTGAGCGACCCGGAGAAGGCCATAGGTCGTTCCTTCGGCGCGCAGTTGATGGGCGAGCTGACCGTGGGGGAGCCCGCCGACGTCAAGGAGCTGACCGACGGCGCGCAGCTGAAGCTGGCCGGACTCGACTTCTCCGTCGCGCACGCGCCGGGCCATACGAAGGGGTCGGTGACCTTCCAGCTCCCCGAGTCCGCCGAGGTTCCCTCGGTGTTCTTCTCGGGCGATCTGCTCTTCGCCGGCTCCATCGGACGCACCGACATGCCCGGCGGATCGCACGCCGAGATCCTCGAGTCGCTGGCGCGTGTGTGCCTGCCGCTCGACGACTCGACCGTGGTCCTGCCCGGTCACAACGAGCACACGACCATTGGCCGTGAGCGCGCCACCAACCCGTATCTGCGCCAGGTGGCCGCCGGCCTGGGAGCCGAAGCGGCTCCCCGACGAGGAATGTGA
- the hisS gene encoding histidine--tRNA ligase, which translates to MSTFKAPKGTYDLLPPYSAKYLAVREAIAAPLRNSGYGYVETPGFENVELFSRGVGESTDIVSKEMYAFETKGGDQLALRPEGTASVLRAALEANLHKAGNLPVKLWYSGSYYRYERPQKGRYRHFSQVGAEAIGAEDPALDAELIILADQAYRALGLKQFRILLNSLGDKECRPVYRAALQDFLRALDLDEETRRRIDINPLRVLDDKRDDVQKQLVGAPMLRDYLCDACKAYHEQVRELLTAEGVAYEDDAKLVRGLDYYTRTTFEFVHDGLGSQSAVGGGGRYDGLSEMIGGPSLPSVGWALGVDRTVLALEAEGVELELPSATSVFAVPLGEEARRVLFSKVTELRRAGVAADFSYGGKGLKGAMKNANRSGARFTVVAGERDLAEGVVQLKDMESGEQTAVAVDGIVAELKSRLS; encoded by the coding sequence GTGAGCACCTTCAAGGCCCCCAAGGGCACCTACGACCTGCTTCCGCCGTACTCCGCGAAGTACCTCGCGGTCCGCGAGGCGATCGCGGCACCGCTGCGGAACTCCGGTTACGGATACGTGGAGACTCCCGGCTTCGAGAACGTCGAGCTGTTCTCGCGCGGCGTCGGCGAGTCCACCGACATCGTCTCCAAGGAGATGTACGCCTTCGAGACCAAGGGCGGCGACCAGCTCGCGCTGCGCCCCGAGGGCACCGCGTCCGTGCTGCGCGCGGCCCTGGAGGCCAACCTCCACAAGGCGGGCAACCTCCCCGTCAAGCTCTGGTACTCCGGCTCGTACTACCGCTACGAGCGTCCGCAGAAGGGCCGCTACAGGCACTTCTCGCAGGTCGGCGCCGAAGCGATCGGCGCGGAGGACCCTGCCCTGGACGCCGAGTTGATCATCCTGGCCGACCAGGCGTACCGCGCGCTCGGCCTGAAGCAGTTCCGCATCCTCCTCAACTCGCTGGGCGACAAGGAGTGCCGCCCCGTCTACCGCGCCGCGCTGCAGGACTTCCTGCGCGCGCTCGACCTGGACGAGGAGACACGTCGACGTATCGACATCAACCCGCTCCGCGTCCTGGACGACAAGCGTGACGACGTCCAGAAGCAGCTGGTCGGCGCCCCGATGCTGCGCGACTACCTGTGCGACGCCTGCAAGGCGTACCACGAGCAGGTGCGCGAGCTCCTGACGGCGGAAGGCGTCGCGTACGAGGACGACGCGAAGCTGGTCCGCGGCCTGGACTACTACACGCGCACGACCTTCGAGTTCGTCCACGACGGCCTCGGCTCGCAGTCCGCGGTGGGCGGCGGCGGCCGCTACGACGGCCTGTCCGAGATGATCGGCGGCCCCTCGCTGCCGTCCGTCGGCTGGGCGCTCGGCGTGGACCGCACGGTCCTCGCCCTGGAGGCGGAGGGCGTCGAGCTCGAACTGCCCTCGGCGACCAGTGTGTTCGCGGTGCCGCTCGGCGAGGAGGCCAGGCGGGTCCTGTTCTCCAAGGTGACGGAGCTGCGCAGGGCGGGCGTCGCGGCGGACTTCTCGTACGGCGGGAAGGGCCTCAAGGGCGCGATGAAGAACGCCAATCGCAGCGGGGCGCGCTTCACGGTCGTCGCCGGTGAGCGTGACCTCGCCGAGGGCGTCGTGCAGCTCAAGGACATGGAGTCCGGGGAGCAGACGGCGGTCGCGGTGGACGGGATCGTGGCGGAGCTGAAGTCCAGGCTGAGCTGA